A window of the Electrophorus electricus isolate fEleEle1 chromosome 11, fEleEle1.pri, whole genome shotgun sequence genome harbors these coding sequences:
- the LOC113576249 gene encoding uncharacterized protein LOC113576249 → MVMSLSPVSGSKESGLRGAALLGKTSSSIMNDIKNVTVPCLDIEYLLSAKVKLRQEGLLDSSLKTNLEFAINSMEAFPAAKRRNVSLTLEGERQLVRFMAGTPVLLYTVHLGPKGPEFHQRVQVGAHLTASCLNEGHFAGHRCKDELEGCLEQARRTLSAEAESNPSGLGELELRIVCGELHLTYSTQQPQHSLIICPRRRVYLGKALNLERLLEVKTYLEQTGAMGKGLLICFQHLLLHFGQYQEENSRVVLQSDGEMVELLSGSPDYHSTQHYIFTDGQNQAHSHRVQDMDLWEYD, encoded by the exons ATGGTGATGTCTTTGTCCCCTGTATCGGGAAGTAAGGAGTCTGGCCTCAGAGGTGCTGCTCTTCTTGGGAAGACTTCATCCTCCATCATGAACGACAT AAAAAATGTCACGGTACCATGTTTGGACATAGAGTATCTCCTGTCAGCGAAGGTCAAACTCCGTCAGGAAGGACTGCTGGACTCCAGTCTGAAGACCAACCTGGAGTTTGCTATCAACAGCATGGAGGCCTTCCCTGCAGCGAAGCGCCGCAACGTCTCCCTCACATTGGAGGGGGAGAGGCAACTGGTGCGTTTCATGGCCGGGACACCCGTCCTGCTCTACACCGTTCACCTGGGCCCCAAAGGGCCGGAGTTCCACCAGCGAGTGCAGGTGGGGGCTCATCTCACAGCCTCATGCCTGAACGAGGGCCACTTTGCCGGGCATCGCTGCAAAGACGAGCTGGAGGGTTGCCTGGAGCAGGCCAGGCGCACCCTGAGCGCCGAGGCCGAGTCCAATCCTTCGGGCCTGGGTGAGCTCGAGCTAAGGATCGTGTGTGGGGAGCTACACCTCACCTACAGCACCCAGCAGCCCCAGCACAGCCTGATCATCTGCCCACGGCGCCGGGTCTACCTGGGCAAGGCCCTGAACCTGGAGAGGCTCCTGGAAGTGAAGACCTACCTGGAGCAGACGGGAGCCATGGGCAAAGGCCTTCTGATTTGCTTCCAGCACCTGCTGCTCCACTTCGGGCAGTACCAGGAGGAGAACAGCCGCGTGGTGCTCCAGAGCGATGGGGAGATGGTGGAGTTGCTCAGTGGTAGTCCCGACTACCACAGCACCCAGCACTACATCTTCACGGATGGCCAGAACCAGGCCCACAGCCACAGGGTGCAGGACATGGACCTGTGGGAGTATGACTAA